One Paralichthys olivaceus isolate ysfri-2021 chromosome 21, ASM2471397v2, whole genome shotgun sequence genomic window carries:
- the LOC138406175 gene encoding serine protease 27 codes for MALMRLICTLTLTSLFSAESHAQLDEFCNFFFPVCGITPLNTRIVGGEDAPPGSWPWQVSLQKFGGHVCGGSLINREWVMSAAHCFSSTSTSRWQVSLGRQNLQGINPNEVSRSVARIILHPNYDSDSSNNDIALLRLSSPVKFTDFIRPVCLAASGSVFNNGTDSWVTGWGAVKEGVSLPFPETLQEVEVPVLGNRQCNCLNGVGQVTDNMICAGVLAGGKDSCQGDSGGPMVNKQGSVWVQSGVVSFGFGCARPNLPGVYSRVSRYQSWINSIIGSDGPGFVQFTSSGLDADSSYTCPGLPPPVITTTTATGPSTEGPQATTTDALSETTSPDSAMSSAELCGITPLNTRIVGGEDAPPGSWPWQVSLQKFGGHVCGGSLINREWVMSAAHCFSRWVTSL; via the exons ATGGCTTTGATGAGATTGATCTGCACGCTGACTCTGACCAGCCTTTTCTCCGCAG AGTCACATGCTCAGCTGGATG AATTTTGTAATTTCTTCTTTCCAGTGTGTGGCATCACTCCCCTGAACACCAGGATAGTTGGAGGTGAAGATGCTCCACCTGGAAGTTGGCCTTGGCAGGTTAGTCTGCAGAAGTTTGGCGGCCATGTTTGTGGTGGTTCCCTCATCAATAGAGAGTGGGTGatgtctgctgctcactgcttcTCCAG CACAAGTACATCTAGATGGCAGGTTTCTCTCGGCCGTCAGAACCTGCAGGGAATAAACCCAAACGAAGTGTCCAGAAGTGTTGCCAGAATCATTTTGCATCCAAACTATGACAGCGACAGCAGCAACAACGACATTGCTCTGCTCAGACTCTCGTCACCAGTCAAATTCACAGACTTCATCAGACCTGTGTGTCTGGCAGCAAGTGGCAGTGTGTTCAACAACGGTACAGATAGCTGGGTCACTGGCTGGGGCGCAGTCAAGGAGGGAG TGTCATTACCGTTCCCTGAAACTCTACAAGAAGTGGAGGTTCCAGTTTTGGGAAACAGACAGTGTAACTGTCTCAATGGAGTCGGTCAAGTCACGGACAACATGATCTGTGCTGGTGTTCTGGCAGGAGGCAAAGACTCATGTCAG GGTGACTCAGGAGGTCCAATGGTGAACAAACAGGGCTCCGTCTGGGTCCAGTCTGGAGTTGtcagttttggttttggttgtgCTCGGCCCAATCTGCCAGGAGTCTACTCCAGAGTGTCCCGTTACCAGTCCTGGATCAACTCCATCATCGGCTCTGATGGGCCAGGCTTTGTCCAGTTCACCTCCAGTGGGCTGGATGCTGACAGCAGTTACACCTGTCCTGGTCTCCCACCTCCTGTTATTACTACCACTACTGCTACTGGTCCTAGTACTGAAGGACCACAAGCTACAACCACCGATGCACTGTCTGAAACCACAAGTCCAGACTCTGCCATGTCAAGTGCTGAAT tgtgtggcATCACTCCCCTGAACACCAGGATAGTTGGAGGTGAAGATGCTCCACCTGGAAGTTGGCCTTGGCAGGTTAGTCTGCAGAAGTTTGGCGGCCATGTTTGTGGTGGTTCCCTCATCAATAGAGAGTGGGTGatgtctgctgctcactgcttcTCCAGGTGGGTAACTAGTTTATAA
- the LOC109644070 gene encoding transmembrane protease serine 9-like has product MICAGVLAGGKDSCQGDSGGPMVNKQGSVWVQSGVVSFGFGCARPNLPGVYSRVSRYQSWINSIIGSDGPGFVQFTSSGLDADSSYTCPGLPPPVITTTTATGPSTEGPQATTTDALSETTSPDSAMSSAELCGITPLNTRIVGGEDAPPGSWPWQVSLQKFGGHVCGGSLINREWVMSAAHCFSSTSTSRWQVSLGRQNLQGINPNEVSRSVARIILHPNYDSDSSNNDIALLRLSSPVKFTDFIRPVCLAASGSVFNNGTDSWVTGWGAVKEGVSLPFPETLQEVEVPVLGNRQCNCLNGVGQVTDNMICAGVLAGGKDSCQGDSGGPMVNKQGSVWVQSGVVSFGFGCARPNLPGVYSRVSRYQSWINSIIGSDGPGFVQFTSSGLDADSSYTCPGLPPPVITTTTATGPSTEGPQATTTDALSETTSPDSAMSSAELCGITPLNTRIVGGEDAPPGSWPWQVSLQKFGGHVCGGSLINREWVMSAAHCFSSTSGWQVSLGRQNLQGTNPNEVSRSVARIILHPNYDSDSSNNDIALLRLSSPVKFTDFIRPVCLAASGSVFNNGTDSWVTGWGAVKEGVSLPFPETLQEVEVPVLGNRQCNCLNGVGQVTDNMICAGVLAGGKDSCQGDSGGPMVNKQGSVWVQSGVVSFGFGCARPNLPGVYSRVSRYQSWINSIIGSDGPGFVQFTSSGLDADSSYTCPGLPPPVITTTTATGPSTEGPQATTTDALSETTSPDSAMSSAELCGITPLNTRIVGGEDAPPGSWPWQVSLQKFGGHVCGGSLINREWVMSAAHCFSSTSTSGWQVSLGRQNLQGTNPNEVSRSVARIILHPNYDSDSSNNDIALLRLSSPVKFTDFIRPVCLAASGSVFNNGTDSWVTGWGAVKEGVSLPFPETLQEVEVPVLGNRQCNCLNGVGQVTDNMICAGVLAGGKDSCQGDSGGPMVNKQGSVWVQSGVVSFGFGCARPNLPGVYSRVSRYQSWINSIIDSDGPGFVQFTSSGLDADSSYTCPGLPPPVITTTTATGPSTEGPQATTTDALSETTSPDSAMSSAKLCGITPLNTRIVGGEDAPPGSWPWQVSLQKFGGHVCGGSLINREWVMSAAHCFSSTSTSRWQVSLGRQNLQGTNPNEVSRSVARIILHPNYDSDSSNNDIALLRLSSPVKFTDFIRPVCLAASGSVFNNGTDSWVTGWGAVKEGVSLPFPETLQEVEVPVLGNRQCNCLNGVGQVTDNMICAGVLAGGKDSCQGDSGGPMVNKQGSVWVQSGVVSFGFGCARPNLPGVYSRVSRYQSWINSIIDSDGPGFVQFTSSGLDADSSYTCPGLPPSPTTAPTTRPSIVTTPARPVCGKASMNSRALGDSSVVFGGMWPWMVSLHKNGVFTCGGTLIADKFVLTSSQCFSTSSPNVLEWRVFLGQRLVDGSEEFEMSLGVVKIILSKLTGFNIAVLQLEKPVSYIDFIQPVCLDSNNERSFPVGSRCWMPGWGNSSRTGGAGRAGSGLRDLETQVANCVSVSDSDNICTYAMDLQEGDQGSPLLCKSDSSWFQAAVVTMSGNKSVRADIQTFAKTSRFGSFLKETVGDMPSPATSATGNEAGNAAGNAAGNAISLFFSFAVVITSIFLL; this is encoded by the exons ATGATCTGTGCTGGTGTTCTGGCAGGAGGCAAAGACTCATGTCAG GGTGACTCAGGAGGTCCAATGGTGAACAAACAGGGCTCCGTCTGGGTCCAGTCTGGAGTTGtcagttttggttttggttgtgCTCGGCCCAATCTGCCAGGAGTCTACTCCAGAGTGTCCCGTTACCAGTCCTGGATCAACTCCATCATCGGCTCTGATGGGCCAGGCTTTGTCCAGTTCACCTCCAGTGGGCTGGATGCTGACAGCAGTTACACCTGTCCTGGTCTCCCACCTCCTGTTATTACTACCACTACTGCTACTGGTCCTAGTACTGAAGGACCACAAGCTACAACCACCGATGCACTGTCTGAAACCACAAGTCCAGACTCTGCCATGTCAAGTGCTGAAT tgtgtggcATCACTCCCCTGAACACCAGGATAGTTGGAGGTGAAGATGCTCCACCTGGAAGTTGGCCTTGGCAGGTTAGTCTGCAGAAGTTTGGCGGCCATGTTTGTGGTGGTTCCCTCATCAATAGAGAGTGGGTGatgtctgctgctcactgcttcTCCAG CACAAGTACATCTAGATGGCAGGTTTCTCTCGGCCGTCAGAACCTGCAGGGAATAAACCCAAACGAAGTGTCCAGAAGTGTTGCCAGAATCATTTTGCATCCAAACTATGACAGCGACAGCAGCAACAACGACATTGCTCTGCTCAGACTCTCGTCACCAGTCAAATTCACAGACTTCATCAGACCTGTGTGTCTGGCAGCAAGTGGCAGTGTGTTCAACAACGGTACAGATAGCTGGGTCACTGGCTGGGGCGCAGTCAAGGAGGGAG TGTCATTACCATTCCCTGAAACTCTACAAGAAGTGGAGGTTCCAGTTTTGGGAAACAGACAGTGTAACTGTCTCAATGGAGTCGGTCAAGTCACAGACAACATGATCTGTGCTGGTGTTCTGGCAGGAGGCAAAGACTCATGTCAG GGTGACTCAGGAGGTCCAATGGTGAACAAACAGGGCTCCGTCTGGGTCCAGTCTGGAGTagttagttttggttttggttgtgCTCGGCCCAATCTGCCAGGAGTCTACTCCAGAGTGTCCCGTTACCAGTCCTGGATCAACTCCATCATCGGCTCTGATGGGCCAGGCTTTGTCCAGTTCACCTCCAGTGGGCTGGATGCTGACAGCAGTTACACCTGTCCTGGTCTCCCACCTCCTGTTATTACTACCACTACTGCTACTGGTCCTAGTACTGAAGGACCACAAGCTACAACCACCGATGCACTGTCTGAAACCACAAGTCCAGACTCTGCCATGTCAAGTGCTGAAT tgtgtggcATCACTCCCCTGAACACCAGGATAGTTGGAGGTGAAGATGCTCCACCTGGAAGTTGGCCTTGGCAGGTTAGTCTGCAGAAGTTTGGTGGCCATGTTTGTGGTGGTTCCCTCATCAATAGAGAGTGGGTGatgtctgctgctcactgcttcTCCAG TACATCTGGATGGCAGGTTTCTCTCGGCCGTCAGAACCTGCAGGGAACAAACCCAAACGAAGTGTCCAGAAGTGTTGCCAGAATCATTTTGCATCCAAACTATGATAGCGACAGCAGCAACAACGACATTGCTCTGCTCAGACTCTCGTCACCAGTCAAATTCACAGACTTCATCAGACCTGTGTGTCTGGCAGCAAGTGGCAGTGTGTTCAACAACGGTACAGATAGCTGGGTCACTGGCTGGGGCGCGGTCAAGGAGGGAG TGTCATTACCGTTCCCTGAAACTCTACAAGAAGTGGAGGTTCCAGTTTTGGGAAACAGACAGTGTAACTGTCTCAATGGAGTCGGTCAAGTCACAGACAACATGATCTGTGCTGGTGTTCTGGCAGGAGGCAAAGACTCATGTCAG GGTGACTCAGGAGGTCCAATGGTGAACAAACAGGGCTCTGTCTGGGTCCAGTCTGGAGTTGtcagttttggttttggttgtgCTCGGCCCAATCTGCCAGGAGTCTACTCCAGAGTGTCCCGTTACCAGTCCTGGATCAACTCCATCATCGGCTCTGATGGGCCAGGCTTTGTCCAGTTCACCTCCAGTGGGCTGGATGCTGACAGCAGTTACACCTGTCCTGGTCTCCCACCTCCTGTTATTACTACCACTACTGCTACTGGTCCTAGTACTGAAGGACCACAAGCTACAACCACCGATGCACTGTCTGAAACCACAAGTCCAGACTCTGCCATGTCAAGTGCTGAAT tgtgtggcATCACTCCCCTGAACACCAGGATAGTTGGAGGTGAAGATGCTCCACCTGGAAGTTGGCCTTGGCAGGTTAGTCTGCAGAAGTTTGGCGGCCATGTTTGTGGTGGTTCCCTCATCAATAGAGAGTGGGTGatgtctgctgctcactgcttcTCCAG CACAAGTACTTCTGGATGGCAGGTTTCTCTCGGCCGTCAGAACCTGCAGGGAACAAACCCAAACGAAGTGTCCAGAAGTGTTGCCAGAATCATTTTGCATCCAAACTATGATAGCGACAGCAGCAACAACGACATTGCTCTGCTCAGACTCTCGTCACCAGTCAAATTCACAGACTTCATCAGACCTGTGTGTCTGGCAGCAAGTGGCAGTGTGTTCAACAACGGTACAGATAGCTGGGTCACTGGCTGGGGCGCGGTCAAGGAGGGAG TGTCATTACCGTTCCCTGAAACTCTACAAGAAGTGGAGGTTCCAGTTTTGGGAAACAGACAGTGTAACTGTCTCAATGGAGTCGGTCAAGTCACGGACAACATGATCTGTGCTGGTGTTCTGGCAGGAGGCAAAGACTCATGTCAG GGTGACTCAGGAGGTCCAATGGTGAACAAACAGGGCTCCGTCTGGGTCCAGTCTGGAGTTGtcagttttggttttggttgtgCTCGGCCCAATCTGCCAGGAGTCTACTCCAGAGTGTCCCGTTACCAGTCCTGGATCAACTCCATCATCGACTCTGATGGGCCAGGCTTTGTCCAGTTCACCTCCAGTGGGCTGGATGCTGACAGCAGTTACACCTGTCCTGGTCTCCCACCTCCTGTTATTACTACCACTACTGCTACTGGTCCTAGTACTGAAGGACCACAAGCTACAACCACCGATGCACTGTCTGAAACCACAAGTCCAGACTCTGCCATGTCAAGTGCTAAAT tgtgtggcATCACTCCCCTGAACACCAGGATAGTTGGAGGTGAAGATGCTCCACCTGGAAGTTGGCCTTGGCAGGTTAGTCTGCAGAAGTTTGGCGGCCATGTTTGTGGTGGTTCCCTCATCAATAGAGAGTGGGTGatgtctgctgctcactgcttcTCCAG CACAAGTACATCTAGATGGCAGGTTTCTCTCGGCCGTCAGAACCTGCAGGGAACAAACCCAAACGAAGTGTCCAGAAGTGTTGCCAGAATCATTTTGCATCCAAACTATGACAGCGACAGCAGCAACAACGACATTGCTCTGCTCAGACTCTCGTCACCAGTCAAATTCACAGACTTCATCAGACCTGTGTGTCTGGCAGCAAGTGGCAGTGTGTTCAACAACGGTACAGATAGCTGGGTCACTGGCTGGGGCGCGGTCAAGGAGGGAG TGTCATTACCGTTCCCTGAAACTCTACAAGAAGTGGAGGTTCCAGTTTTGGGAAACAGACAGTGTAACTGTCTCAATGGAGTCGGTCAAGTCACGGACAACATGATCTGTGCTGGTGTTCTGGCAGGAGGCAAAGACTCATGTCAG GGTGACTCAGGAGGTCCAATGGTGAACAAACAGGGCTCCGTCTGGGTCCAGTCTGGAGTTGtcagttttggttttggttgtgCTCGGCCCAATCTGCCAGGAGTCTACTCCAGAGTGTCCCGTTACCAGTCCTGGATCAACTCCATCATCGACTCTGATGGGCCAGGCTTTGTCCAGTTCACCTCCAGTGGGCTGGATGCTGACAGCAGTTACACCTGTCCTGGTCTCCCACCATCCCCAACCACTGCACCAACAACGCGGCCAAGTATCGTAACCACTCCTGCCA GACCAGTGTGTGGCAAAGCTTCCATGAACAGTCGTGCTCTAGGTGACAGCAGTGTTGTTTTTGGAGGAATGTGGCCCTGGATGGTGAGTCTCCACAAAAACGGGGTCTTCACTTGTGGAGGAACCCTCATCGCCGATAAGTTTGTCCTCACCTCCAGCCAGTGCTTTTCCAC CTCCAGTCCAAATGTTCTCGAGTGGAGAGTGTTCCTTGGCCAGCGACTTGTGGACGGTTCTGAAGAGTTTGAGATGTCTCTGGGTGTTGTGAAGATTATACTGAGCAAACTCACAGGTTTTAACATTGCTGTACTACAGCTGGAGAAACCTGTGAGCTACATAGATTTTATCCAGCCTGTGTGTCTGGACAGCAACAATGAAAGATCCTTCCCCGTTGGTAGTCGATGCTGGATGCCAGGCTGGGGGAACAGCAGTAGGACTGGAG GTGCTGGCAGAGCTGGCTCAGGTCTGCGAGACCTTGAAACTCAAGTGGCAAACTGTGTGAGCGTTTCTGATTCGGACAACATTTGCACTTATGCCATGGACCTTCAAGAG GGGGATCAGGGCAGTCCTCTGCTGTGCAAATCAGACTCCTCTTGGTTCCAGGCGGCCGTTGTAACAATGAGTGGGAATAAATCCGTGAGGGCAGATATTCAGACATTTGCCAAAACCTCAAGATTCGGGTCATTCTTAAAGGAGACAGTTGGTGATATGCCATCTCCTGCAACGTCTGCAACAGGAAATGAAGCAGGAAATGCAGCAGGAAATGCAGCTGGAAATGCAATTTCCTTGTTCTTCAGTTTTGCTGTCGTTATTACCTCCATTTTCCTGTTGTAA